From Oryza brachyantha chromosome 9, ObraRS2, whole genome shotgun sequence, a single genomic window includes:
- the LOC102710555 gene encoding uncharacterized protein LOC102710555 isoform X4 — protein MGTAAKIWKDFKADLKAAHFDETKTDKQLIAICDERVNPADWKWLINHWRSPLAQERSQRGKANQARMSGLHTTGSKSHARVSHEMKALQDAVKEHPELTEKSITDGDIMSRVFGPERNGYVHSIGNGPTPGDLKMPGRNKYRSTKVQMAMEGQRQAEVDKEHLIQHFGAIQSENDRKIAALTEQVAKLTELMLANSQDGRQVHVTSNSPIHENDQDESDNGETQSEYMQHAKGGKEVILYSFIGPHDVPVAKATVLSTNRMTVVGGTPLGAQYCEVVVNLVLKRNAALLRPYGSMNVIADALGRSIACPLQHMKEDRKSALQRTNHLQGHTHGGR, from the exons ATGGGAACAGCTGCCAAGATATGGAAGGATTTCAAGGCTGATCTAAAGGCAGCACATTTTGATGAGACAAAGACTGATAAGCAACTCATTGCTATATGTGATGAGAGAGTTAACCCGGCTGATTGGAAATGGCTTATCAACCATTGGAGAAGTCCATTAGCTCAA GAGCGTAGTCAGAGAGGAAAGGCAAATCAGGCTAGGATGTCTGGGTTACATACTACTGGCAGCAAGAGCCATGCTCGTGTCAGCCATGAAATG AAAGCACTTCAGGATGCTGTTAAAGAACATCCAGAGTTGACAGAGAAATCTATAACTGATGGTGACATCATGTCACGAGTATTTGGACCTGAAAGAAATGGATATGTTCATTCAATAGGGAATGGACCAACTCCAGGAGATCTGAAAATGCCTGgaagaaacaaatatagatCAACTAAGGTACAAATGGCAATGGAAGGTCAACGACAAGCTGAAGTGGACAAAGAGCACCTGATACAACACTTTGGAGCAATACAATCGGAAAATGATAGAAAAATTGCTGCCCTTACTGAACAAGTGGCAAAACTGACAGAACTAATGCTTGCAAATTCTCAGGATGGACGCCAAGTGCACGTAACATCAAATTCTCCAATACACGAG AACGACCAAGATGAGAGTGACAATGGTGAGACACAATCAGAATACATGCAGCAtgcaaag GGTGGAAAAGAAGTTATATTATACAGTTTTATTGGTCCACATGATGTCCCTGTGGCCAAGGCTACTGTCCTATCAACAAACCGAATGACTGTAGTGGGTGGTACTCCACTGGGTGCTCAATATTGTGAAGTTGTGGTTAATCTTGTCTTGAAAAGAAATGCTGCACTTCTTCGTCCATATGGGAGTATGAACGTCATAGCTGATGCTCTTGGGAGATCTATTGCATGCCCACTTCAACAT ATGAAAGAAGATAGAAAGTCAGCACTGCAACGTACCAACCATCTTCAAG GTCACACCCATGGAGGTCGTTGA
- the LOC102710555 gene encoding uncharacterized protein LOC102710555 isoform X3: MGTAAKIWKDFKADLKAAHFDETKTDKQLIAICDERVNPADWKWLINHWRSPLAQERSQRGKANQARMSGLHTTGSKSHARVSHEMHIENGYKPRRDEVYIATHTRKNGIPSNNSQDNIKALQDAVKEHPELTEKSITDGDIMSRVFGPERNGYVHSIGNGPTPGDLKMPGRNKYRSTKVQMAMEGQRQAEVDKEHLIQHFGAIQSENDRKIAALTEQVAKLTELMLANSQDGRQVHVTSNSPIHENDQDESDNGETQSEYMQHAKGGKEVILYSFIGPHDVPVAKATVLSTNRMTVVGGTPLGAQYCEVVVNLVLKRNAALLRPYGSMNVIADALGRSIACPLQHVII, from the exons ATGGGAACAGCTGCCAAGATATGGAAGGATTTCAAGGCTGATCTAAAGGCAGCACATTTTGATGAGACAAAGACTGATAAGCAACTCATTGCTATATGTGATGAGAGAGTTAACCCGGCTGATTGGAAATGGCTTATCAACCATTGGAGAAGTCCATTAGCTCAA GAGCGTAGTCAGAGAGGAAAGGCAAATCAGGCTAGGATGTCTGGGTTACATACTACTGGCAGCAAGAGCCATGCTCGTGTCAGCCATGAAATG cacaTTGAGAATGGCTATAAACCACGTCGAGATGAGGTCTATATTGCAACACATACTCGTAAAAATGGTATTCCTTCAAATAACTCACAAGATAATATT AAAGCACTTCAGGATGCTGTTAAAGAACATCCAGAGTTGACAGAGAAATCTATAACTGATGGTGACATCATGTCACGAGTATTTGGACCTGAAAGAAATGGATATGTTCATTCAATAGGGAATGGACCAACTCCAGGAGATCTGAAAATGCCTGgaagaaacaaatatagatCAACTAAGGTACAAATGGCAATGGAAGGTCAACGACAAGCTGAAGTGGACAAAGAGCACCTGATACAACACTTTGGAGCAATACAATCGGAAAATGATAGAAAAATTGCTGCCCTTACTGAACAAGTGGCAAAACTGACAGAACTAATGCTTGCAAATTCTCAGGATGGACGCCAAGTGCACGTAACATCAAATTCTCCAATACACGAG AACGACCAAGATGAGAGTGACAATGGTGAGACACAATCAGAATACATGCAGCAtgcaaag GGTGGAAAAGAAGTTATATTATACAGTTTTATTGGTCCACATGATGTCCCTGTGGCCAAGGCTACTGTCCTATCAACAAACCGAATGACTGTAGTGGGTGGTACTCCACTGGGTGCTCAATATTGTGAAGTTGTGGTTAATCTTGTCTTGAAAAGAAATGCTGCACTTCTTCGTCCATATGGGAGTATGAACGTCATAGCTGATGCTCTTGGGAGATCTATTGCATGCCCACTTCAACATGTAATCAT ATGA
- the LOC102710555 gene encoding uncharacterized protein LOC102710555 isoform X1: protein MEKLDAEIAETLSLLETMFLPSFFDIMVHLMVHLPTQARLAGPVHYRNMYPVERFLMRLKGYVRTKSHPEGSIAESYVFDESLTFCSRYLEGCETRFSRKRRNGSTEPCTSTHTMPFFCKNMGRELSGKCIVTLDYKTWCQAHRYVLFNYDHIEPYLRHLFNTGDKLSDEPFILASQATQVYYVDDPACNGWSAVIQTKPRDFYDMSNVLLEDLECENEHVDPCLDINGQTDISVDPRDVPPTRLDIDGTLVGSSEKRKKKMAGGEGNKYEEERQERIRRNNEALQKVIAIRRELDNTQEGNPGSGSSDKSKQKRKRTNTTNNMSVQNETGHPNLRPRVTRVSVRSDAEVYDDTEGADTNRGDTCQRHDDQMNNCSIANDELEVDENIGDCSLNGGQAKKKKKEGVTQKSATSIREVLMNH, encoded by the exons ATGGAAAAATTAGATGCAGAAATTGCTGAAACATTAAGCCTGCTAGAGACTATGTTTCTTCCATCCTTTTTTGATATTATGGTTCACTTAATGGTACATCTTCCAACTCAAGCAAGGCTTGCTGGCCCAGTTCATTACCGGAACATGTATCCAGTAGAAAG GTTTTTAATGAGGTTAAAGGGATATGTTCGTACCAAGAGTCATCCCGAGGGATCAATTGCAGAAAGTTATGTGTTTGATGAGAGTCTTACATTTTGCTCCCGTTATTTGGAAGGATGCGAAACTAGATTCTCACGAAAACGAAGAAATGGTTCAACTGAGCCTTGTACTTCTACCCATACCATGCCATTCTTTTGCAAGAACATGGGTCGAGAACTATCTGGCAAGTGTATTGTGACCTTAGATTACAAAACATGGTGTCAAGCTCATAGATATGTCTTGTTTAATTATGACCATATAGAGCCATATTTGAG GCACCTCTTTAATACTGGTGATAAGTTGAGTGATGAACCTTTCATTTTGGCATCCCAAGCAACACAAGTATACTATGTTGATGACCCTGCATGCAATGGTTGGAGTGCTGTTATTCAGACAAAGCCAAGAGATTTCTATGATATGTCTAATGTATTATTGGAAGATTTGGAGTGTGAAAATGAACATGTAGACCCATGCCTTGATATAAATGGCCAAACCGACATTAGTGTTGATCCTAGAGATGTACCTCCAACTAGATTAGATATAGATGGAACACTTGTTGGATCAAGTGAAAAGCGAAA GAAAAAAATGGCAGGCGGAGAAGGCAATAAGTACGAGGAAGAGAGGCAAGAAAGGATAAGGCGAAATAATGAAGCCCTTCAAAAAGTTATTGCTATAAGAAGGGAGTTGGATAACACTCAGGAAGGTAATCCTGGGTCAGGATCTTCTGATAAATCGAAGCAAAAGAGAAAG AGAACAAACACCACAAATAATATGAGTGTTCAAAATGAAACGGGGCATCCAAATCTAAGACCTAGGGTGACAAGAGTGAGTGTTAGGAGTGATGCAGAAGTGTATGATGACACTGAAGGTGCTGATACCAATAGAGGTGACACCTGTCAGAGGCATGATGATCAAATGAACAATTGCAGCATAGCTAATGATGAGCTAGAGGTGGATGAGAATATTGGAg ACTGTAGTTTAAATGGTGGTCaagctaagaaaaaaaagaaggaaggcGTTACACAAAAAAGTGCAACATCCATAAGAGAGGTGCTGATGAACCACTAA
- the LOC102710555 gene encoding uncharacterized protein LOC102710555 isoform X2 — translation MGTAAKIWKDFKADLKAAHFDETKTDKQLIAICDERVNPADWKWLINHWRSPLAQERSQRGKANQARMSGLHTTGSKSHARVSHEMHIENGYKPRRDEVYIATHTRKNGIPSNNSQDNIKALQDAVKEHPELTEKSITDGDIMSRVFGPERNGYVHSIGNGPTPGDLKMPGRNKYRSTKVQMAMEGQRQAEVDKEHLIQHFGAIQSENDRKIAALTEQVAKLTELMLANSQDGRQVHVTSNSPIHENDQDESDNGETQSEYMQHAKGGKEVILYSFIGPHDVPVAKATVLSTNRMTVVGGTPLGAQYCEVVVNLVLKRNAALLRPYGSMNVIADALGRSIACPLQHMKEDRKSALQRTNHLQGHTHGGR, via the exons ATGGGAACAGCTGCCAAGATATGGAAGGATTTCAAGGCTGATCTAAAGGCAGCACATTTTGATGAGACAAAGACTGATAAGCAACTCATTGCTATATGTGATGAGAGAGTTAACCCGGCTGATTGGAAATGGCTTATCAACCATTGGAGAAGTCCATTAGCTCAA GAGCGTAGTCAGAGAGGAAAGGCAAATCAGGCTAGGATGTCTGGGTTACATACTACTGGCAGCAAGAGCCATGCTCGTGTCAGCCATGAAATG cacaTTGAGAATGGCTATAAACCACGTCGAGATGAGGTCTATATTGCAACACATACTCGTAAAAATGGTATTCCTTCAAATAACTCACAAGATAATATT AAAGCACTTCAGGATGCTGTTAAAGAACATCCAGAGTTGACAGAGAAATCTATAACTGATGGTGACATCATGTCACGAGTATTTGGACCTGAAAGAAATGGATATGTTCATTCAATAGGGAATGGACCAACTCCAGGAGATCTGAAAATGCCTGgaagaaacaaatatagatCAACTAAGGTACAAATGGCAATGGAAGGTCAACGACAAGCTGAAGTGGACAAAGAGCACCTGATACAACACTTTGGAGCAATACAATCGGAAAATGATAGAAAAATTGCTGCCCTTACTGAACAAGTGGCAAAACTGACAGAACTAATGCTTGCAAATTCTCAGGATGGACGCCAAGTGCACGTAACATCAAATTCTCCAATACACGAG AACGACCAAGATGAGAGTGACAATGGTGAGACACAATCAGAATACATGCAGCAtgcaaag GGTGGAAAAGAAGTTATATTATACAGTTTTATTGGTCCACATGATGTCCCTGTGGCCAAGGCTACTGTCCTATCAACAAACCGAATGACTGTAGTGGGTGGTACTCCACTGGGTGCTCAATATTGTGAAGTTGTGGTTAATCTTGTCTTGAAAAGAAATGCTGCACTTCTTCGTCCATATGGGAGTATGAACGTCATAGCTGATGCTCTTGGGAGATCTATTGCATGCCCACTTCAACAT ATGAAAGAAGATAGAAAGTCAGCACTGCAACGTACCAACCATCTTCAAG GTCACACCCATGGAGGTCGTTGA
- the LOC102710555 gene encoding uncharacterized protein LOC102710555 isoform X5, with amino-acid sequence MGTAAKIWKDFKADLKAAHFDETKTDKQLIAICDERVNPADWKWLINHWRSPLAQERSQRGKANQARMSGLHTTGSKSHARVSHEMHIENGYKPRRDEVYIATHTRKNGIPSNNSQDNIKALQDAVKEHPELTEKSITDGDIMSRVFGPERNGYVHSIGNGPTPGDLKMPGRNKYRSTKVQMAMEGQRQAEVDKEHLIQHFGAIQSENDRKIAALTEQVAKLTELMLANSQDGRQVHVTSNSPIHENDQDESDNGETQSEYMQHAKTPSRNATPSQEGYEVLRSEFLPLIFFFFTFLLIFIWLHFY; translated from the exons ATGGGAACAGCTGCCAAGATATGGAAGGATTTCAAGGCTGATCTAAAGGCAGCACATTTTGATGAGACAAAGACTGATAAGCAACTCATTGCTATATGTGATGAGAGAGTTAACCCGGCTGATTGGAAATGGCTTATCAACCATTGGAGAAGTCCATTAGCTCAA GAGCGTAGTCAGAGAGGAAAGGCAAATCAGGCTAGGATGTCTGGGTTACATACTACTGGCAGCAAGAGCCATGCTCGTGTCAGCCATGAAATG cacaTTGAGAATGGCTATAAACCACGTCGAGATGAGGTCTATATTGCAACACATACTCGTAAAAATGGTATTCCTTCAAATAACTCACAAGATAATATT AAAGCACTTCAGGATGCTGTTAAAGAACATCCAGAGTTGACAGAGAAATCTATAACTGATGGTGACATCATGTCACGAGTATTTGGACCTGAAAGAAATGGATATGTTCATTCAATAGGGAATGGACCAACTCCAGGAGATCTGAAAATGCCTGgaagaaacaaatatagatCAACTAAGGTACAAATGGCAATGGAAGGTCAACGACAAGCTGAAGTGGACAAAGAGCACCTGATACAACACTTTGGAGCAATACAATCGGAAAATGATAGAAAAATTGCTGCCCTTACTGAACAAGTGGCAAAACTGACAGAACTAATGCTTGCAAATTCTCAGGATGGACGCCAAGTGCACGTAACATCAAATTCTCCAATACACGAG AACGACCAAGATGAGAGTGACAATGGTGAGACACAATCAGAATACATGCAGCAtgcaaag ACGCCCAGTAGGAATGCAACACCTTCACAAGAAGGATATGAAGTACTAAGATCTGAATTCTTACCattaattttcttctttttcaccTTCTTACTTATCTTTATTTGGCTACACTTCTATTGA